The DNA window ATAATTTTCTGGTAATAGAGTCGTCTTATCCGCCACCAAAATGAAAAAGAGTATTGAATATTCCTCGAAAGAGCGGCCCCATATTTGAGTCTATTCTCGGTAAACTCGATATTCCGTTTTCCATCGCTCTGTAGCAGCCATTCGTTCCAAAGTTTTTCAGGAACACGAGGAGATGTGAACCATAGACCGCAGTCTGTGCATTCTACGATTCTGTTCCCATCCCGGGCCAAAAGGATCTCGATATTCTGTCTTCCTCCGCAGCCTTCACAGGGAGGATATTCGGTAAAAGGCAGTTTCCGATCCTTCAGATTATCTGAAATATCCTCATCCTGTCCAAATATCCTCTTTCTCAAACGCCGAAAGGCCACCCCGAAATCGGTCAAGCTGATCAAGGGGCCGCCAGATGGGGTACTCATTGGGTAGAGCCCCAGGCCCTTATTGTTATGCATTTACACTCCCTCTAATCAATCAGACTATACCAATCATAAAGATAAAGCTCTTTGCCTGGTTGTGAAGCTGCAGAAGACCGCCCTATCTCCATTACTACAAAGTAGTGATAATTTTTCAGTTAACGTTCAGCAGCACCACAGCTGCTGCAGCGCCGCCTGATTTTTTATAACTCTGGGGCTGCCGAAAATTTTGGTGCCCCAGATGAACGATTACATTTCTGATGCAGTTCGCCTTTTTTATTGCGGAACTTTTTATCGGAACGAAGAATTCTCAGTGATTTTCCTTGCATTATCTCTGAAAGGTGTAGCTTATTCCAACACCACCCTGCTGTTCACAGGCCTTTTCTTTGCAAGGCAATACATCATGGGAGAAGTGATATCGATGCGTATGCGCATGGCGAGTGCAAACAGCTTCAAGGAAATTCCACATACTTTGCTCGAAACCCACAGTGGGCAATTCTTTACCGTAAGCCGATACCGCAAGGGATTAACGTGGACGCCTGCGTGATCAAACCCGCAAAGATTCATTAATTGCCTGAGACTGTTAGCTGTGAACGGTATCTCATGGGTGAAATCCCTTGCAAAAAGGCCAAAATTCATAGGATTCTCGATGTTTCCCGTCTGGGCAATCAATATCCCTTCAGGTCTCAGCTTCTCTCTGATAGCTTCAATCAATGCAAGCAGGGTTTTCTTGTTGATGTGTTCGATCACGTTCATCATCAAAAAAACATCGACGCTGCCCACTTCAAGCCCTTTTACAAAATCTACAATATCCATAGCGTACAATCGAACCTGAGGGATGCCTTGGCCTATCCATTCTCCTGCCTTTGCGATAGCAACCTCATCCGAATCTACCCCGACTACGTTACGATACCCCTCTCCAGCCAGCCACTGCAGTGATATACCATCGCTACATCCTAAATCGACAATGAGTGAATCCTTTGAAGCAGGGAGATACTTCGTATAATTATACCGATAGCTGCCAATGGCAGCCTCGCGATGATGTGAAGTAATCTTTTTCCTGCCGGTCGCTTCCCAAAAAGATGCTTTAGCTTTCATTTCCGTCATTACGATTTAGCCCTCAGGGCCGTCTTCTATAACAAGAAGGTATTGTTTACTGTTCTCTGGGCCTAGCCAAGCAGATGTTCTTCCGAAGAAGAAATCCGCCAGAGGAGAGGCTCAAGGTAATTATGGCAAGAATTAAACACATTCATGACGCATTATTCACATTAACGGGGATCAACAGAAGCGTTGTAATACAGTAATGTTTCTTGCAAGCCCTTCTCAAGATCAAAGGCCGGTTCAAACTTGAGCATTCTTCTCGCCTTAGAGATGTCGGAATAATTTCTTTTCACGTCTCCAAGTCGTGTTTCGCCAAACGATATCGCAACTTCTTTGCCAGTTCTGGTTTCGACGAGTTTTTTTATGCTTTTCGCTATTTCACCGACCGTCGTCTCTTTATGGGTCGCAATCTGGAAGGCCTCTCCTCCGATATCTACCTGAGCCGAAAGGAGTACCGCCTGGATCAAATCGTCAATGTAGATAAAATCTCTTGTCTGACTCCCGTCGCCGTAGATCTCAAGCGGTTCCCCGTTCAATGCCTGTTTAAAAAACTTGGCAACAACGCTGTTCTTGTGCTTGGAAAGCGGCCCATAAACATTCCCGAATCGAAGTGCAATGGTCTTGATCCCGAAAGTCCGGTAAAAGGCCGAGCAGTATCCCTCGCCAGCCAGCTTGCTGGCGCCGTATGGCGAGACAGGATGTGGCGGCAACTCCTCATGGATAGGCGGCTTCACCTCGCCTGCAGGGGCTCCGCTGGAGGCAAAAATAAACCGTGACACCTTATTGTGCCGTGCAGCCTCAAGGTAATTGAAAGTGCCGATCACATTGGTCACACAATCCATGCGGGGATCTTCAACAGAGGGACCTACGCCGGTATTGGCGGCAAAATGAACGATAATGTCCATGCCCTTAGCAGCTGCCAAGGCAAGTTGCTCGTCCAGAATGTCGCCGACAATAAGTTCGACCATAGCAGAAGACTTATCCCCAAGGGATTCTGAGTTGATTTCAGTAAATTCGCAAACAGCAGCCAAGTCATCACATGTGCCAACGGAAAGATTGTCAACGACGCGGATACGATGGCCGCCTTCCATCACAAGTCGCTTGATTAGACTGGTGCCTAGAAACCCGCAGCCGCCTGTGATTAGCCAATTCATGCCCATTTTGTCCCCCTAAAAATTTTGTGGTGTGCAATATTGGACTTATACTTGAGCACATGCTTCAACATTTTGGTTAATACTTCTTCTGTCAGAATATTGGGTTTGAGCCCCAATTCAAGCAATCCGGTATGCCTCGGATTGTAATAGTGCTCTTCCAGTTCCTTGCGAGGATTATCGATACTCTTCACCTGAACATCGAGGTCCAACAACTTGCCCACACTCTGCACTTTACCAGCCAGTTCATTTACGCTGAAGGTCTCGGTGAACTGGTTAAAGATACGCAATTCGCCTTGATTTGCCGGGTTTTCTAATGATAGGCGCACGCAACTCAATGTATCCTTGATATTCAGATAGCCCCTGGTCTGTCCGCCCTTGCCATAAACAGTCAATGGATAGCCGGCCACAGCCTGGACAATAAAACGATTGAGCACGGTTCCAAAAAGTTCGTCATAGCTGAACAATGTGAGCAGATTTTCATCCTGCTCAGCCTCATCGGTAAAGATGCCGTACACCGGCCCCTGCATTAAATCCGTTACCCTAAGCCCCCACATGCGAACGTAATACCAGAGCAGGTCGGTATCCATGATCTTGGTGGTGTGGTAGAGGCTGCCGGCCTGACGAGGATAAAGAAACTTGTCCTTGCGGCCATTGTGGCCGATATCCAGCCACCCTTCTTCGATGTCGATATTGGGTGTGCCATATTCGCCCATGGTGCCCAGCTTTACGATATGGGCATCAGGACAAAATTCGCGCACAGCAAAGATAACGTTAGCGGTAACGCCGAGATTATTTTTGATAGTGAGGGTAGCTGCTTCGCGTCGCAGCATCGAATAAGGTGCGGAGGGTTGCTCGGCGTAATGCACAA is part of the Desulfobulbaceae bacterium genome and encodes:
- a CDS encoding NAD-dependent epimerase/dehydratase family protein, producing MNWLITGGCGFLGTSLIKRLVMEGGHRIRVVDNLSVGTCDDLAAVCEFTEINSESLGDKSSAMVELIVGDILDEQLALAAAKGMDIIVHFAANTGVGPSVEDPRMDCVTNVIGTFNYLEAARHNKVSRFIFASSGAPAGEVKPPIHEELPPHPVSPYGASKLAGEGYCSAFYRTFGIKTIALRFGNVYGPLSKHKNSVVAKFFKQALNGEPLEIYGDGSQTRDFIYIDDLIQAVLLSAQVDIGGEAFQIATHKETTVGEIAKSIKKLVETRTGKEVAISFGETRLGDVKRNYSDISKARRMLKFEPAFDLEKGLQETLLYYNASVDPR
- a CDS encoding class I SAM-dependent methyltransferase, whose protein sequence is MTEMKAKASFWEATGRKKITSHHREAAIGSYRYNYTKYLPASKDSLIVDLGCSDGISLQWLAGEGYRNVVGVDSDEVAIAKAGEWIGQGIPQVRLYAMDIVDFVKGLEVGSVDVFLMMNVIEHINKKTLLALIEAIREKLRPEGILIAQTGNIENPMNFGLFARDFTHEIPFTANSLRQLMNLCGFDHAGVHVNPLRYRLTVKNCPLWVSSKVCGISLKLFALAMRIRIDITSPMMYCLAKKRPVNSRVVLE
- a CDS encoding NAD-dependent epimerase/dehydratase family protein is translated as MRVMILGGDGYLGWPTAMHLSAQDHEVVVADNYLRRNLMRAEDVDPLYAVPTLQERIRRWKEHTDKDITPFIGDLNQWDFVARIFKDFQPEAVVHYAEQPSAPYSMLRREAATLTIKNNLGVTANVIFAVREFCPDAHIVKLGTMGEYGTPNIDIEEGWLDIGHNGRKDKFLYPRQAGSLYHTTKIMDTDLLWYYVRMWGLRVTDLMQGPVYGIFTDEAEQDENLLTLFSYDELFGTVLNRFIVQAVAGYPLTVYGKGGQTRGYLNIKDTLSCVRLSLENPANQGELRIFNQFTETFSVNELAGKVQSVGKLLDLDVQVKSIDNPRKELEEHYYNPRHTGLLELGLKPNILTEEVLTKMLKHVLKYKSNIAHHKIFRGTKWA